Part of the Candoia aspera isolate rCanAsp1 chromosome 1, rCanAsp1.hap2, whole genome shotgun sequence genome, tcaggtatatagcactaATGCCACAGCTGTCTGCTGACCTGAAGttgaaaccctgtgacaaatatttaGATGGTGTAGTCTGCAAAGAATGCAAGACAGAAAAAGCTcctgtaagcacagtgacagttacaactagacctctaaaAATTgttcactctgacattattggtccttttgctccaaattttggactgtttatgttctatgctttgtttaaatacacttatttttgtagaaatgcctggtgtcttctttctgatctcttgggccaaatgcctTCCAGCACTCTTTTGTTTGCCGATATCTGTCCATGGAATTggtttgtatttgtttattattttatatagccacccaattTGCAAATTGTAACTAACACAGGATTAACGTGGTGGCTAACATAGGATTAAACATTCAAAAAAGATAAGCAATGAATGTAACTGCAAAAGCAGTACGTAAAACAGCCCAAACTGAGGCCAAACCCAACACGTCCAACAACCCAAGTCATTTACCAAACGGGCTCACCCAATGTCGGCCCTGTGCTTGTGGGAAAACCCAAATTTTTGATGACTCACGGAAGCCACCCGAATCTCTGGGTATAATCTGCACGTAGCTTGTGCCAGACAGGGAAGTGAGGTGGTTGGCCACAGCATCAGGGAGCAAGTTCAAGAGATGTTCTTAAACTGTTCCAAGATGCTTAGAAGAAGTCAAGTTGTAAGACGATGCCacgaagaaaaaacaaagaatatcAATCACTGCAGTCAGCTGGAATAAAATACAAGGGTAGCAAGCCTTTGAAGCCCAAATTACCCGGCACCCAGGGGCTAATCCTCCAAGTTAGATTTATGCTGCTTGTTTGCAGGATCAGATCTGGGTCTGCAGGCTCCCATCACTGTAGCCACCCCCACATCCAgggttgaaattaaaaaaaaaatgcagtgaaagaACATTGCATTTCTATGCTTCCTATGGACATGTGGCAAATCCCAGAGCAAAACTGTTCAGCCCGTGCTGATGTCATCCCTTTTCAACCGACTCAGATTGAAAATGTCCACCCCACACACTCCAGAACATGATCCTGTCAATCCCCCAGATACGGGATTTGCATATCTTCTCCATCCATTGACGGAGCCTCATCCCACAAAGACAGAGCCAAAAAAGTTTCATCAAGTTTATTGTTTAACCTGCTTCAGTAAAATAAAAGTTCCGTTTACATTATTTATAAAATGGCTTAAATTAAGGCATAATCCTGTAGCGTCTAAACAAGCGCCCATTGTTCTGCACGAGTGAGAGCCAGGCCCACTTACCACCCACACATTGCACCAAGGAATCAGGATAAAGCTCTCCGAATTAAGGTTGTTAGACCATAGAGGCATTCCCTCCTCGAAGCAAGGGCCAACGGCAAGGGGACTGGGCAGGCAGCATCTACTGGACTCGCCAGCAACTCAGCAGAAGCCAGTAAACTTTTAATATGCATGGTTGTAAAGCTACATCTTATTGTCcagaaaacaaaagaaggcaAATGCATCACACTGAAACACAAAGACAACATAGAAACCGTCAGGCTCAGGATGCCAAATAAGAGATGTTCAAGGGGGACTTGATACTCCCACAAAGGGAGACTCCTCCTTGCTCTGAGTGCTGCTGGAAGACTCCAGGTCTGCTGCAACCCCCAATCCTCCAGCCCCTCTGCTCCCCTGGAGGTGGGCACCATGGTTCGAGGAGGGCAGGGGAGGATGCAGCCACATTTCCCAAGCAACCGAGGACTTGACCTGCATGTCAGGAAAGTTCTCATTAAATCCCAGCTGGACCAGAAGAGGAGAAGGTGACTGCATGCGACCAGTTGGAAGGACGGAAACATGCTGCCCTGGCCTCTTGCCTTGAGCCGGTGCTCCCCACCCAGTTCCCATCCATCctggctaaccctaaccctcactCGCAGCCTCcatttcccccactcccccagcgATTCAGCAGGGCAGAGCTCAGGGCTGCAGGGCATAATCTGGGCTCCAGCAGTGACACGGCCTGGTCTTCCTGGCAACCCCTGGGCCCATTTGGAGGAAGACCAGAATGGTGATCATCTCCATCTGCCTCTTGCACAACCTTGGTCTTGTTCTCTGGAACTGGCCTCCAGGCAGCCCAATGCTGGGCAGGGGCTGGACAGGCCCAGGAGCCACTAGGCAGGAGTTCCACAAGCCACTGGGTACACAACATCTGCACCTTCTAGCCTGGGCCTGAAGTTACAGCAGTCTCTTTCTTTCCAGCCCAGAGAGCTCTGAAGGGGACCCAACCTCCTCCTGAACTCTGCTTAAAGGCTAGCAACTGGGGGTGCCACGCCCCAAGGCCTTTTCTCTGAAGGGGAAATCACCAGGTCTTGACACCCCTCCCTTCCAGCAGCACTAGCATCCGCAAGAGACAGACAGAACAAAAAGCCCACAGAGACAGAGTCGATGCCATTTGCAGTAAACAAATTCTTTCTGAGACCGGCTCATTCCTTGACAGGACAGTACATAATTGCCCATTGGAAGGAAAAATGCAGGGCCTTCCGTggagagattatttttaaaaagaggaaatgccTACGGTCGGAGGAGAGTCTCTTCCCACGCAGCCCTAGCTATGCTAAAGCGATTATCATGGCCACGCAAGTGCAAATACTGCCTACATTTTTTATAAAAGGTATTAATACTATCCAGCAGAACGAAACGGGGAAAGGAAAGGCATCTGCTTGCTGATTTGTTTTTTCAACAGTTGCTGAAATCCTATTCGAACCTTCATAAAAGCACCATATTCAAAATGGAAGGGGATTTGGTAGGAAGTGTTGATTGCCTGCCCCCCCAGCGTCCAGCCTGGAAGTCTCCTAATGCCGAACGGTCCAAGAAGGGATGTTGTGTTTCTGTGCGAAATGCAAAGGTGACCAAATCGGTCCTCAGCTGCACTTGAGGGGTGGGCAGGAGGAGCGGGGAGAGAGGAATCTAGCCAGACTGACTATGCTTGGCTGAGGGGCTCTTCCGTCCCGGAACGTTGTCGTCGTCGTCCTTCGGAGAGTCAGGCTGCTTGGCAGGTGGCTGGTTGGGACAGGGCTCACTGGCATCAGTctgcttctcctcttcctcttcctccatcgCCAGGAAAGGGGCTGGTGGCTTCCCACCACCCAGGGGGGTGCTGGCTGGCTCTCTGGGGGGGGCAGCAGAagcagctgcttctccatcagctTCTGGGTGGGATGCTGGAGAACTCTCCCCTTCTGGGGGTGCAGGGCAGCTGACGGGGGAGATGACTAAGGGAGGATGAGGTAGGTCTTTCTGTGTATAGAAAAGCAGATATCAGAACTATTGGGAAGAGGCAGAGAGAACTGATCCCCAGCCGCCCCCGGGCACGACTGGCCAGAGGCTCTTGAGAGGGCCCCCAAATGCAAGCacctggggaggagggagggtcAGCCCAGAGCCACGGCCAAACCGGGGCTCTGTTTGAAAGCGGCCTCCCTCTGCTCTCACCCATCCTACCCCCTCCCCTGCTCCAGTTCAGTCATGTCGCACCGTGCAGCACCCCAGCTTTGCTGCCGGAACACCTGGCTTGGCTAGGGTCCATGCTGGTCCTTCAGGAATATCAGCAAAAGAGCCAGGGCCATTTTTATGCTTCTTATGCTAGTCACCAGCAATAAAAGGGGAATGTGAAGGAAAGAAGAGGGCTGTTCAGCTCTGATCACTAGCCACAGGGGGGGGGGAGGTCAAACCTCCAACCTGGAGCGGAAGTCCGGGCTATGTTCTACCACACTACATCCCACCTGCCAAACCTTTCTGGGTTCTTCAGCCAATTCAGTTCTACTGCTCTCCACCCTCCCATGGAATGGTGGGCCACGTGATCTTACAAGGAAACCCAGGATTTTTCAGGATCCACAGGTGTCTCAAAGAATCACAACTTCCAGcagtttggggaggaggaggtgtCTTCACCTGCCAACCAACTCCTTTCACTTTTGGCTCAtctcttgattttaaaaaaaggattccaCCCAATCAGTTCCCTACCCATTGCAACTGGGAGAAACTAACTAAGCTTTCATTCTTCTATCATCCCCTGCCCGCCCAGCATGAGTCTACTGCAGCACCAActtgggtgtatgtgtgtgagaataAAAGAAAGGGCAGCCACAACAGCAGTGCTCAGGACAGGATTATGGAGTAGTACAGGCTATCTATCTAttctagtattatttatttatttgcttatttactcaatttattggccgcccattTCACTTTTCCAAGCGACCATGCATAAGGCTCCCTCTCCTGCATAGCAGCCTTGAGCTGCAGAGGAGAGTCAGCACACTGTCTCCAATGTTCCCAAGCAAGTGGCATGGACCACTGTTAATTGCAATTACTATTTGATCCTAGGGACAGGTAGCTAGTGATAGCGCCATTGCAAGTTGGAGGCCTTGCCCTGCAGTAGTAAGATTTTAGGATCAGAGAATGGAAGGGACTCGGAGATCATGTAGTCCAATCCCATCCAGTGCAAGACTCCACcactacagcatccctgacagtTCCTCACCTCCTGCGGAAGCCGGTTCCATTCCTAAACAACTCTTAAGAAATCTTTTCCAAGATCCAACTGAAATCTGTTCAACCTCCTTGTTTCTTGTCctatcctctagagcagtgtttctcaaagtgtggtctgaagATCCCTGGTGGTCCCCCAacaccctctcaggggtctgcaaaattaaaattatttgccagcctatgctgacaaatataatattaaaatctcatcaaacaatcatgagaagcagtaAAGATTCCCATTTGGTTGTGTCAgacactagggggcggtactcatctccgtttcatggccgaagagccagcattgtccaaagacacttccgcggtcatgtggccagcatgacagtcacggaacgctgttaccttcctgccaaagcgatctatttgcatttgcatgctttcaatttgctaggttggcaagagctggggcgagtgcaggagcttACTCTGTCACGCAGCGCTTGGGTCttgaaccgccgaacttgcaaccttctggtcgacaagcctggagTCTTAACTGCTGAGCCACCACGTCCCCTGAGAAGTGGCAGTTGCAGCAAAtgcatctattttaatttttaatatagtaaatagTGATAAATATAagccatacaaacaaaagctcttgtggggtcctccataatttttagaaGTAGGAAGgaatcctgagagaaaaaaaatgtttaagaaacactgctctagggtgtTGGAATTATTAGGGATCAACTCAGCactctcataagcataagggggtcgctctagcaaatgcatctctattgtgcttgtgggatgtcacgtgggtcacctgatttccacttcctcctccttcttgggcttgaggattaacaatctccattacccttctggcagatcTGCaagcaggagctactgcaggatgcagctcttgCACTTTAGAAAGtgcctacaaagaaccagtgatgattaaagtgctttctactatgaacctacctgtatccagatctactgaataaaagtaagctatctctatttttcttcatctaactgcagtgtgaagactgaatttatttctgaacataattaagcttaacgtacaagttccttttttggttcacgcttctactcagcaaaattgctgtttgctgcttggagttcttttatcaacatttaaaaactccatcatagggcaactctgaacaattctgccccatcttccaCATTCAGACCAATGTCTACCCAGACCTGCTTCTTCTtaaggctaaacattcccaatACTTCATTTGGTTTTTCTAAACTATAtgcatgcctttgatttttcctatccCAATATAGGATTTCGTCCCCCGCTGAAATTCATTTTGCTGTTTGCTGCTAATTTTTATAGCTTTTCCAAGATCCTCCTGAGGGCTGATAATTGTATTCCAAGGTGTTCGCCCTCCCTCAGTCTTTGCATGGTCTACAAATTAATCATATCCCACCACTCTGCCCGCCCCctggtaatttaaaaaaactttgaATGGCCTGGGGCTTTGAAATGGAGGTACtgctgggtggacctgcttcctgcaggAATCATCTTGCAGAAAATGctttcccaccccacccttttGAATTAAGAGGCAATCCATGTGCCCCTAAACCCAAAGGCCTGGCTTTGAAGAAAGAGTCCAAGCCTGGAAAAGTTAAAcccaaaggaagaggaaaaaggcaACAAGCAAAACTTTCCTTGTCTGGAGGGTAACGCTGATAAAAATTCTACTCAACTTTAATTTTAGTTAGGGGTTTTCTAGTATTAGCATTTCTTGAGGAGATTCATATCAAACTGGTATTCACCGCAAAGCCGCTGCCCGTCCAGAACATGGCCAGCTCCCGGCGCCAAAGGGCTACGAGGAGGCTGGTGAGAAGTGTGCAGGGCACAAGGTAGAGCAGTGCCGGCTGGCCCTTCTGCATCCACGCCAGGGCTGCAAAGGTCACCAAGAGGCCGATGCCATAGCCTGtagggaagagaaaaggaagctgCGGGGATCTGGGCTGCAGATCAGTCCTGCCAACGCCTAGGCAGGACAGCCCATCAATTCTCCAGCTAGAAAATCAGAAATGGGGATAGAGAAGCAGGCAGGCAAAAAGCCAGAAGAAAGCTGAGGGGCAGTACCAGGCAGTGAAGCTGCAACAGCATCTTTTATGCTACCCACTACTGAAATCACAGGAAGGCAGATGCAGAGCTCCGGCCCCAACAGCTGCTCCCCAAAGCCCTCCTTTGGGCAAGACGGGCTATAGGTTGAGATTGGGAAGCATTTCGGGGCCTCTGCCTTGCAAAAGGCAGCCCTGCTGGATAACGCTCCCCAGGAAGAAGGGCTCTCGAATGCCACTGGCAGCTCAAGGATTCAGGACCAGTTACATATTCATATTTGGGCAACTTGAAGGAGTATCACAAAACCACAGCATCCAACTAAGGACATCAGGGTCaaactcctcctccttccaacTGACCTTCTGGCCCCTGGGACTGCCAAGCCAAAGGGCTACCCTTGCTCACATCCTGCAGAGGGTGCACAGCTGCAATTTCAGAGAGCGCTCTTCTGCTGGGCCACCCTGAAGGCCAGGCCCAAGCCCTCATAGCCCTTTGGGCCAGAGACAATGACAGCAGAGCAGAGGATGGAGCGCTCGCCCCGCCACAAGGATGCAGAAATGTACGTATGCAGGGAAGCATTCCACCGATTCCCACCTTGGCCAGATGCCCCCTTGAGAAGAGGCTTTCTTCCCTCTAGCTCTTCCGTAGGTGACTAAGGGCCCATTTCTCCCCCACCTCTTTGTTTCACACAAAGCAACAAGGAGATCCCAGCACCACCACCCCCGTCCCCAACCTGGAGACACAAGAAACTGGCCAGGCAAGATGCGGGGCGCTGTTTCTTGGGGCTCTGCCAGCAGGGGAAGATGAGAGCTGAAGGCCCCTGAGGCCTGGTGGGAGCAGCCCCTCTGCCTTAAGGGGCAACAGTTGCTGGCGAGAGATACAGAGGGTGgcggcagcaaacatacctatgGTGCAAGCTACAAAATACACTCTGGACGACTGGACTTGAATATCAAACCTGTGGCAATATGCCACGAGCAGGCCTGcacaaagagagagaaggagcagTATTGGCctcctttttaaagcagctgcgaAACTAAATCCCAAACTAAACCAAGGACATCTGTGTGGAAGGCTTCCTGAGGTGGCTATATGCGTATGGGTGCACCCCACCAAGACCGACATAGGGCAGAGCTCAGGGCCAGCAAGGACACCAAGCCCAAGAAGAATCCATGGCCCTGCCCGCTATACAGGGCAGCCTCACCCAGAGCCTTCCGGACAAGCAGGGAGGAAGGGGGGCAGGCCTTGGGGCAGCTAAAGCTGGCACCACTGGAGGCCAACTCAGGTGCTCTGGCCCTGAGCTGAGTGGCTCGCGCCGCCTTGCGCATCAGACTGAATCGGGGGCCGGGGGCTCCTACCTGGCACCAAGATGTCCCCAAATCCCAGGAGAGAGAACGGCCTGTCGCAGAGGGCCAGTGGGGAAAAGTTGAGCCGGGGGACCTTGAGCACCATCGGGAGCTTCGGAAAGGAAATGGGTATTGGCTCTCCTGGGGAAAGAGCTCTCCTCCCCAACTGTACTGCTGCAGGGCAGGATCTCCCCCTCCTACCCCCACCCTCTGCCTGGCCCAGCAGCAAAaggtcagccccaccaggtagccCAGAACAGGAATCATTCcgcaggaaggctaaaaccacGTTTGCTGGGAgtggctacattgacagaatcttgcgagCCTGGTTATGCCggaccaccaccacctcctcctccccctcctcctccagggAATTAGGGAGGTCTCTGTCTGGgccatttccaaatgttatcCTGTTTCCTGGGGTTAAAAAAACCTTTCAGCCCCTTCTGCTGAGGTAAGCGTTCTGTCTGCCAGGTCATATTCCTTACCTTCTGCACCAAGCATCCAGTGGTTCTGCCTCCTGGCCGGCCCAGCAgcagcttccctccctcccccccgcccTGAGATGACGATGGAGCACTGACTGATGTGGTGAGTCCTGGAATCCTGGAGGTGGGGTTTTTCCCAGAAGGCCTGCCTGCAGCCCCCAAGGAGGAGCATCAACTTAGCACATCTTAGGTGAAGTTTTCACCTGGCCTGTCTTTGTGTCCTACCCCCTGGCATCTTCCAGGGCACCCCAACACTCGACAGGTACCTCCATCTGCCAAAGGTTGCTTGCAATCACCTTTGTATGGCCAACTGCAGGTGGAAGTTTGCAGGTTTGGGTTGCCTACCATCCTGCGTTCAATGCTTGTGCCTGGCACACTGGACACCCTTTCCCCACCCCAAGGAGCACCTCTTGAGCATAAGGATAGCAGCAGCGAGAAAAGGGAAGGCAAGCTTGGCCAAATCATGAGCCCCTAATGACCTCTGGAAGCCACAGGGTATCATGAAAACCACTTGGCCGCCCGAGGCCATGGATCAACTCTGCAGTGATGCCCTTGGTGGTTCCCGACCTCACCAAGATCAAGCAAaccagccccctccccccacgCAAGAGTGCAAGCGAGTGCTTCCGCACACTGCCCGCTGTTCACGAAGATGGACGCagacctccctcccttccccgaGAATCCTCCCTGACCATCAGGCCTCACTGAGGGACTGGATTCCCAACAGCTGCAGATGAATCCTGCAGGCAGGCGAACCGCACACCAGGAGAGCATTTCTCCCGCACCCAGAGAGCTTTTTTAAGAGACAGCTCAGGCCCTTTGTATGGTGCCAGAGGAGACTGGGCTGCTGGGTGGGACAAAAGGTCGCATTCTGAGCAGAGCAGGGGCTCTGAAGGCCTTTTGGATCAGGAAACAGATCGAAATCTCAGCCCTCTCACCGACTGTGCTGTCCACATCCaactctctctcctttcctgtgCGAACTGTAACCTTGGGAGCCTCAGGGAACCCCAGTGCCATGTCGCAGACTGCGCCTCCTGAGATGAGCTACCTGGACACCTCCCGGGCCCTTTTACCCTTCCTGTTCTTGAGAAATGATTCTTCCCTATTTGCCCCGGGGCACCAGCCGGAAAGCCCTCAAGGGCTCTGCACACCTTTTCACGAGTGGACGAGTCAGTTGGCCCAGCAGCCACTTCCACCATGATGCTCTCTCCCGTCTGAAAGAATCAGGAAGGAGGACAACATCAGGATGCTGATGGACTCAGCATGCCCCAATGCCTCCTGGAGACCTGGAAagcccccagcccccagcccACACCAAAAACACCATTCTATCCCTCTCCTCCCCAGGGATGGAGCTTCTCACTTTCTCAATTTCTAAAAAAACAGGGTGGAGGAACTGAGTGGATGGACAAGCTAGAACGTGGACATTCTGCCCTGAAACTAAGGGCACTCTGGTGGCCTCACGGGGGGATGAGCCAGCTGCCCTCTAGATGTCTTAGATTTCCAGTTCTGTTTAGTTTTGGTTTGCATGGATGGACCTGGTAGGTGATGGTGGGAAGAATGGTCCAAACAGCCAGAAGGCACCTATCATGCTTAAACATCTTGACAAACTACCAGAGCGCAGCACAGGTCTGCTTCCTGTGCTTTGAATGTGGACCACTAGATCTCTGGCTTGGCACTTTTTCTCCTGGTGATCACTGACCCCCTCCTGCTTTCTCCCTACACCAGGAGACCTTCAAAGGCAAGACTTCCCAGCCAGCCAAGTGGTGAAACTGGTGAAAAGGCATTCCCTAAAACTCCCTTTAATCTATACCCACCTCCTTTCCTGACAGtatctcagcctttctcagtgcTCATAGGAGAAAGCACTCACAGAGGAGCACCGCACATACCTTGGTCAGATAAGGCGTTATGAAGACGAAAAACACATCATACACAAAGAGGACCAGGAGAAGCAAAGTGCAGCCCTGGCGAAGAAAAGGGAGGAATAGGGTGGTGTTACTTGCTCTGCATGCGAAGCCAAAACAGCTACAGCTTGACCTACAGATTGCCCCAGCTCCATCTCTTTCGAGGGGGGTGAGGGTGATGGCTAGAAAGATCACCCCCCAGACCCCCTGAAACTCTGCAGAGCCTAGATGAGTCTGATTTTGATGGGCTCAGTGTGACTAGACGGACGACAGCTTGCTGTACTTGTTTAAACCAGCAGCTTATTCAGAAGAAGGAAGACCGGAAACTTACTGGTGAAGGACTGCAACAGGGGGTCCTTGCAGACTCCCCAGAAGCACTGCATCCTGCGACAGGAGCAATTTTCCAGCACTCTCTCTTGCTCTGGGGCAGCTGAGAGAGCCCCCCCACCAAACCAGCCCTCAGTCCTTGCCCGTTGGTCTGCCTGGTTCAGCTCCCTCTGCCCAGCACAAAAGCATCTCAGGAGCTGGGAAATCACCAACTGGTAACCCCTTGGGGTTGTGTAGGAGCAAGTGCCTTTTCTGAGCTCTCCCCTACCCAGAGGATGTCCGTGCCTGGAATTCCTCTTCTGCAGCCACTGAAAGAGCACCCTTTGTACGTTTGCAGCCCTATCCTCTCCTCCTCCAGCAAGGAAAGCGAAGCTCCTCCCTTTCATTCTCTCCCCACCCTCGTACCGTGACCTGGGGCCCCCTTATGGCTgctgggagggaaggaaagaggccCCCCGTTGCCGGGGTCTCTCAGTGGGCTTCAGGGCAGCTGGAGAGGCCTGATGCCAAGCCAGCCGTTCCCTAGCCCGTATTGCAACCCAGggcagaaggcaggcaggcaggcggcccACAACGGGGTGGCCGCTGTCTCACCTTGAAAGTTGGCAAGCGGATCGTTTTCAGCATATAAAGGCAGAAGGCAATCCCCAGGGTGTCTTGGAGGATCCAGGCCCACCTGGGGGAAGAACCACCATAGACAGCTGATCCATCCTCCCTGCAGAAGCCCTGTCTTGCCCAGCGGCAGTAGCAGGCCACCCCTGTGCTCTCCCTCTTGGCTCACACAGTGATGACGACACCCCCTGTGAGATTCCTGGACAAAACGGACCTCTCTCGGCCTGGTCCAACAAGGCTCTTCGCGCAGGCTGCAAATCACAGGGACTGGAGCCGTTCCATTTTTGCCTTCTGCGCAACCTCTGCTACCAAGCCAAGCGTGTAACAACAGAGTCGTTCTGTTCCCTTAGCTGCAGAGAGGAAGGCTGGAACTCAAAGCATGTTGGGAAGATGCTGGATGAGACCAAGACTCTCGAATCCACAGTGGGCTCTGGACACCGATACAGAGTCCCTCGGCCCGGGGCTCTAGTTTTATCCCAGCCCCTTTCCCCACCTTGTTTTCAGAAAAGGGACATCCTGGCACCCTGCAAGGCCTTCCTAAAGATCCACGTGGCACCAACATTTCAGGAAATCAAGCAGAAGAGAGAACCCAGACTTACTGGTCCTCATTTCGGAAGAGACCCCAGAACAGGCTGACAGCAACGCAGA contains:
- the SPPL2B gene encoding signal peptide peptidase-like 2B isoform X3, coding for MAARGPRGWVLALLVAQVSGEFGVVRVFPEKGGGGGGGGGKDYCILFNSQWAHLPHDLGKAVPPAGNQSQYEEIDIPVALLSYEDMLDIGQSFGHSAKVALYAPGEPVLDYNMVIIFVMAVGTVAIGGYWAGSRDVKKRYVKHKRDDGAEKHEDETVDVTPVMIGVFVVMCCSMLVLLYYFYDQLVYAIIGIFCLAASIGLYSCLSPFVRRFPLGKCRIPSNNWPYFHKRPQVRMLLLATFCVAVSLFWGLFRNEDQWAWILQDTLGIAFCLYMLKTIRLPTFKGCTLLLLVLFVYDVFFVFITPYLTKTGESIMVEVAAGPTDSSTREKLPMVLKVPRLNFSPLALCDRPFSLLGFGDILVPGLLVAYCHRFDIQVQSSRVYFVACTIGYGIGLLVTFAALAWMQKGQPALLYLVPCTLLTSLLVALWRRELAMFWTGSGFAKDLPHPPLVISPVSCPAPPEGESSPASHPEADGEAAASAAPPREPASTPLGGGKPPAPFLAMEEEEEEKQTDASEPCPNQPPAKQPDSPKDDDDNVPGRKSPSAKHSQSG
- the SPPL2B gene encoding signal peptide peptidase-like 2B isoform X2, producing the protein MAARGPRGWVLALLVAQSVLALQDQTLSVLCAPSEVPDGGFGNAVPMVMRGNCTFYEKVHLAQINGARGLLIVSKERLVPPAGNQSQYEEIDIPVALLSYEDMLDIGQSFGHSAKVALYAPGEPVLDYNMVIIFVMAVGTVAIGGYWAGSRDVKKRYVKHKRDDGAEKHEDETVDVTPVMIGVFVVMCCSMLVLLYYFYDQLVYAIIGIFCLAASIGLYSCLSPFVRRFPLGKCRIPSNNWPYFHKRPQVRMLLLATFCVAVSLFWGLFRNEDQWAWILQDTLGIAFCLYMLKTIRLPTFKGCTLLLLVLFVYDVFFVFITPYLTKTGESIMVEVAAGPTDSSTREKLPMVLKVPRLNFSPLALCDRPFSLLGFGDILVPGLLVAYCHRFDIQVQSSRVYFVACTIGYGIGLLVTFAALAWMQKGQPALLYLVPCTLLTSLLVALWRRELAMFWTGSGFAKDLPHPPLVISPVSCPAPPEGESSPASHPEADGEAAASAAPPREPASTPLGGGKPPAPFLAMEEEEEEKQTDASEPCPNQPPAKQPDSPKDDDDNVPGRKSPSAKHSQSG
- the SPPL2B gene encoding signal peptide peptidase-like 2B isoform X1; translation: MAARGPRGWVLALLVAQVSGEFGVVRVFPEKGGGGGGGGGKDYCILFNSQWAHLPHDLGKASVLALQDQTLSVLCAPSEVPDGGFGNAVPMVMRGNCTFYEKVHLAQINGARGLLIVSKERLVPPAGNQSQYEEIDIPVALLSYEDMLDIGQSFGHSAKVALYAPGEPVLDYNMVIIFVMAVGTVAIGGYWAGSRDVKKRYVKHKRDDGAEKHEDETVDVTPVMIGVFVVMCCSMLVLLYYFYDQLVYAIIGIFCLAASIGLYSCLSPFVRRFPLGKCRIPSNNWPYFHKRPQVRMLLLATFCVAVSLFWGLFRNEDQWAWILQDTLGIAFCLYMLKTIRLPTFKGCTLLLLVLFVYDVFFVFITPYLTKTGESIMVEVAAGPTDSSTREKLPMVLKVPRLNFSPLALCDRPFSLLGFGDILVPGLLVAYCHRFDIQVQSSRVYFVACTIGYGIGLLVTFAALAWMQKGQPALLYLVPCTLLTSLLVALWRRELAMFWTGSGFAKDLPHPPLVISPVSCPAPPEGESSPASHPEADGEAAASAAPPREPASTPLGGGKPPAPFLAMEEEEEEKQTDASEPCPNQPPAKQPDSPKDDDDNVPGRKSPSAKHSQSG